The window aggaagacatcaacatacaggaagacatcaacatacacgtagacatcaacatacaggtAGACATTAATGTACAGGgagacatcaacatacaggaagacatcaaaatacaacaaaacatcaacatacagggagacatcaacatacaggaaGAAATCAACATACAGGGGGACGTCAATATACAGGgagacatcaacatacaggaaGACATCAATGTACAGGGAGACATAAACATACAGGAAGACATCAACACACAGGtagacatcaacatacagggagacatcaacatacagggAGACATTAACACACAGgaagacatcaacatacaggtagacatcaacatacagggagacatcaacatacaggtagacatcaacatacaggtagacatcaacatacaggtagacatcaacatacaggaaaacataaatatacagggagacatcaacatacagggagacatcaacatacaggaaGAAATCAACATACAGGgagacatcaacatacagggAGACATCAATATACAGGAAGACATTAACACACAGGgagacatcaacatacaggtagacatcaacatacaggaaGACATCAACACACAGGtagacatcaacatacagggagacatcaacatacagggagacatcaacatacaggaaGAAATCAACATACAGGTAGACATTAACATACAGGAAAACATTAGTATACAGGGATACATCAACATACAGGgagacatcaacatacaggtagacatcaacatacaggaagacatcaacatacagggagacatcaacatacaggaaaacataaatatacagggagacatcaacatacagggagacatcaacatacagggAGACATCAATATGCAGGtagacatcaacatacaggaaGACATTAGTATACAGGGATACATCAACATACAGGgagacatcaacatacaggtagacatcaacatacaggaaGACATCAACTTACAGgaagacatcaacatacaggaagacatcaacatacagggagacatcaacatacagggAGACATCAATATGCAGGtagacatcaacatacaggaaGACATTAGTATACAGGGATACATCAACATACAGGgagacatcaacatacaggtagacatcaacatacaggaagacatcaacatacagggagacatcaacatacaggaagacatcaacatacagggatacatcaacatacagggagacatcaacatacagggagacatcaacatacagggagacatcaacatacaggtagacatcaacatacagggAGACATAAAGAGAAGATATCAACATAAAGGAATATGTCAATACATAGGATGACATCCACATACATTAAAACCCAGACATCAAGGTCAGGGGTAGTTTGGGTTATCGTCTCACTCAAGTAATACtttaataataaaagataacCATCGAAGTTACATTTTACAAATACCTcgatgttttctttctttagatATTCTGCTCAGCGGTGGTTGTTTACTTTaggagattttttaaatatgtgttttaGAATTGTGGCTGAATCGCTTTTATAATTATGTGcatatttgataattaaattttaaaaaagggatagagagactgatattttaaatgtcaaagtattatcattattgatattaatgagcgtgctttaaaaaaatcgttAATTTCATATAGCGAACAAACAGCGGGAAACACCTGACTATCTGTATTCATATGTTAAGTATATATAGGTATTTAATCGTTGTAAATATCCATGAGGGGAAAAATCATGTTGAAATGATACACAGAAAAagtataaatttacatatcttCATGAACTAGATACTGGTATAGATTTTCAATTggtgttttatatttattgcatACATTTCAAGATGTTGGTCTAGAGTTTGACTTGGCATCTTGATCATGAACATGTCTCAGGCTTCGGTCATATAAAATTGGCAAGACCTGGGGAGAAGCGAAACTAATTGCAAAAGATAGTAGAAGATGGAAGCCACTGCATGTAGTCGTCCTAAAATGTCCCCCATGGGACGCAGTGGATTAAGTCAAGTAAttcatacaattaaaatttaaaattcagcATAAGACTGTTCCTCTTTGTTGTAGCTACCTACACACATCATGCATCATTAATAAGTATCTTGTGAATGatggaaattttgatttaattcttAGATCTGTCATGGTCCTGGGCTTGAGTCACGCAAAATCAACGTTTAATGGTGGTAGTAAAATACATCTGTATCAAAATCAATCAACACAGATGAACGCTTCAATaattcataacaaaaaaaatatctcgAGGGAGACGTGCTCGCGAACCCCCTGTACGGTCAGGTCATAGTGAGCCATTCATTTATTGTTGATTACGtcagttttaattatattaattacatTAGGTCCTGCAGTAATGAAGGAGGACGTGGGGGCACTGATCACGTGACGCAGTCTGATTTAGACTCGTCCAATAAATCCCACATATTTATTGTGGATACTTTCGCAAGCAATAAGTATCTGCATTAATTCGGGATATTTTGGTATATATTGATTCAGTGTTATATAATAGTAAACTAGATGAAAACTTCGGGCTATTTTATCATAAACTTATACTCATTTTACTTTTGTACAAACTATTACAGTAACTTATGATACTTCAACATGAATTAACCAAACCAACATGATACTAGGAATAAAATCATGCATAAATTAACTCATGATACTTTTATTAGCATTAACTAACTTCGGATAAATTAGCATTCACTAACTTAGGATATTCAGTATCACCTATTCAGGTAACTTAAGCATATTAAACTGAAGAAACTTTGACATAATTATACGTTTAGATACTCAGGATAATTTAATACAAACTTCAGGATACTTTTACATAACTACCAGGAAACGAcccattgtttgaaataatgaatTGAGGATAATTTTAAGTGACTAAAAGGTGATCTTTCACAAAATTTTGGTATGGTTCAGTACAACTCAGTATAAAAGTTCCTCTGGATACCTTGAATTAATACCTGGAATTATTATTGCAAGTTAAAATTGGACTTCTATATCTGggattttgtatattttgattacatgtgtattatGTCTGAGAAACGCTTAAATGTTAACATCAGATAATCTCGAGATAGTTTTATGTTGTGTAGTAGGTTAGGAGGAATGAGCAtgtaaatacaatgaaaatatttggCTGGGCAAGGAATCGAACCCCGGACACCtgcaactctagtcaggagctctaccactgagctacccagGCCGATATCCACGGTCCATTTAACCCAAACTATCACAGTTGCTTAGTAATTTACTTTAGTATACTTTGAAGTTATTCTACTCTGATATAACATAAGAGGGTTAGATGAccatggccatttttagactgtattggtCTCCTTTAAAAGGAGAGCTCTATATAAGAATACATGAAACTGCCCAGATTTAAGGTAAAATATATGGACTTCTGTTTATTACATAGtagtttatagctaaaaaaCATGACATCTAAAAGTAGGATCTAATTATAATGGCTAAAAACATGCCATCTAAAAACCTACGGAGGATCTAATCATAATGGCTAAAAACATGCCATCTAAAAACCTACGGAGGATCTAATCATAATGGCTAAAAACATGCCATCTAAAAACCTACGGAGGATCTAATTATAATGGCTAAAAACATGCCATCTAAAAGTAGGATCTAATTATAATGGCTGACTTGTTGACCACCCACCCTCCTTAACTGGAATAATTCAATCATGACCGACCATTCAGAAAAGTTTCACCTACTTCTAAAACTCTGATGTAACTATAAAACTTGTGtataatataagtataaacTTTGTAGTCTCttgtttattttcatacataacaaatacatatacatttttttttacaatattaataataaaagtcCCTCTACATGACAGTTGTCTGGCTGAACCTATGACATAGCTTCCTGTTGGAGTTTTATTGAGGGACGGTGTACACCTGACCACCCAGTGTGTCAGTCAAATCATCTTGGTACAGATTTCTTCTTCATTTCAGAGCTTTTCTTACAGAATTTGGAGGACTTGAACTTCAGATAAGGAGCGGGGAACACAGTTAGGACCAATCTATCACCAGATATATATGGCCACTAAGTGTCTATGACCACCAGATATATATGGTCACTAGACTAGATGTCGCTTTCTTCACTATCAGAGTAACTTCCCAGCATGCTCAGCGCTGAGCTTCCTGCTGTCGTAACAGGTCCTGACTGATCTCCTTTTGTCTGGGTCTGACCAGAGTTTGTATTTGTCTGGGTTTTATCTGCGTTTGCCTGTTGTTTTTTCTGATCGCCCTCCAATGATCCGTCTACACGGGAGGAAGCACTGCTGCCACTTTGTCCCATAGAATTCTCCTTCTTCTCACTTGTGTCTGATTTCACTGTCAACGCCTCTGATTTCTCGGTCGATGCCGATCCCTTCTTCTTGTTACTTTTGACGAGTTTCATCAGCGAGGCTTTGCTGCCCACAGACCCTATACTTCTCTCCCATACTGCCGGCTTAGCTGCTTTACTGGTGCCTACTTTACTGGTTCCTGGTGCGTCCTATAACAAAATGTGTACTGGATATAAAACACTGGTACAGAAACAGATCATCAAGTCATTCTGCAAGTTGTACATGTCTTTTTGTGAAGcttcatacatttataaaatcaacatttatttacacGCACTGGAGAGGATATTGCAATTACATTATGTCTAGTAAGTACATTGTTttatgtaaattgatttttcaacaaattagGGTAGGTTTTTGATTCGTATCaacttatatatacatataagtgCGACTACATGACattaatgtatttgattttgtGGAAATTGATACTGCTTTCTACCAAAACACACAAAATGAAAAAACAGCAAAATATGATATGTTTATAGTAATCATTCAAATGAACTAgattcaaaatatctttaatcAAAAATACAACTGATGAATGATGCATGCGCTAATTCTGTCTCCCATGCTTACGCTGGTCAGGAAGTCCGTTGGTTTGGTGGTGCTGACTGGTCCCTTTTTTACTGGTGGCCCCTCCCCCTCCTCCTCATCATCATGGAGTCGTTTAATACTCTGACCATTCACCTCACCAAAAAGCTCCCtgaaattataaacaaacaCTGAAAGTGGTTCAAAACAtgcgttcattttcttcttcatcCATTTGTAATCTATATAGCTCTTTCTCATtcactgtaattttttttttctcctccctgtttatctttttctttctccTCAAACTTTTTATCATCAAATAACCTCCAGACTGTTTTATCTGTCTGtctgcctctctctctctctctctctctctctctctctctctaacctTATTTCTTTCCCCTCTCATTCTGCCTGTCTCTCTGTCTCACATTTCTtcctccttctctctctctgtctttcCTTCTTCACCTCTCTCTCACCTTATCTCTCTCTCCTCTTCCTCCTCCTGAAGTCTCTTTAGCTGTTTCTCGTACTCCGCGTGGAATTTCAGAACCTCTTCATGGTCAACCTTTGCATGCCGTGCATTCATGTCCCTTATCTCTTCCAATGTGTCAATTTCCTCAATTTCTTTTCTACTTGCCTTTGTTCTGTTTTCAAgaatctgaaaatttaaaacaaattcattgtAAAGCTCTACAGCAAAAGAAAAAAGCTCTTTTTATTTGCCATATATAgacttttcattttcaaatggcaaaaaagaatatttcatTGTCAAACAGTGTATAATAAGTGAGGATGTCAACAATATTTCTCTAGAAAAGGTTTTTTGATCTATGCATgctaaaaatatataagtaacTGTAACCTTCAAATGACTGCAAAACGAGTGAAAGAACAAGGATGTTGGACTGTTACCTTCATTGGATTATTTAGCTCTtcatcttccttatctttgatttctttttcagcCATCTGTCTGGCAAGTTTCTCCGCCTCAAACAGTCGTGTAGCACCTGCTTCCAGGGTATAGTCTGTGTTCTCCAGGTCAGTCTGTTAAACAACATCACATTTAGTATTCATCTTTCCAAACATCACATACTTTTATAATGTCTTAAATCTTAGGGAAGGCACTGAACAAATAGAAAACTGGGTGGGCATGTAATCAGAGAATCTCCTTCGATTTGATATGAGCCATGATTTACATCCTGCTCAATCTGTGATTTCTTTCATTGTGTTAGGATCTGAGATAAAAGATACACAAGTCATATCACTTTTGGCTCTTGTATCAACTTTATATGGCACTGGGGCAAGGGCATGTAATGCTTTTAGCACTGGGGCCTAGGCCATTTACATTCGGAAAAATTAAGACATATGTGGAACTTTAGGAAAAATAAATGCACACTGAAACTCTGTTGACACGAACTTTTGGATCATAGTGTTTTATTATCAAGTTTATGATGCacaaaaacaaatgaacaagttttgctatcagaaaaatccAA is drawn from Crassostrea angulata isolate pt1a10 chromosome 5, ASM2561291v2, whole genome shotgun sequence and contains these coding sequences:
- the LOC128184197 gene encoding splicing factor YJU2-like, which gives rise to MSERKVLNKYYPPDFDPTDIPKMKTQKNRPFNIRIMAPMNMRCDNCGEYIYKGKKFNSRKEDVEDEYYLGLRIFRFYIKCPRCVSEIAFKTDLENTDYTLEAGATRLFEAEKLARQMAEKEIKDKEDEELNNPMKILENRTKASRKEIEEIDTLEEIRDMNARHAKVDHEEVLKFHAEYEKQLKRLQEEEEEREIRELFGEVNGQSIKRLHDDEEEGEGPPVKKGPVSTTKPTDFLTSDAPGTSKVGTSKAAKPAVWERSIGSVGSKASLMKLVKSNKKKGSASTEKSEALTVKSDTSEKKENSMGQSGSSASSRVDGSLEGDQKKQQANADKTQTNTNSGQTQTKGDQSGPVTTAGSSALSMLGSYSDSEESDI